The Helicobacter ganmani genome includes a window with the following:
- the bamA gene encoding outer membrane protein assembly factor BamA, translating to MRFSSKTFLFPAILLIFSTNLFAALPIIKEVRYEGLNYISPLIANEITKVRLNEPLDINLVDTSIHSFYSQGYFKDIWVTEENGILTFHFLEKPVIASLIVSGYGAGKEQDVIDKEIGLKKGDVYDEAKIANVRKKIIDLMEAQGYYDTIVEVKTEEISTNALKVTLEINKGEEIIIQKANYYGRENLKISRIEAATANKEREFLGWMWGFNSGKLRVNEVETDGHRIRDLYMQKGYLDAEVSTPFLKTDFTTYKAELDFYINEGELYKVSEVEIVLEEDVIAVEELYDVIKIKKGKKFNIDTMRKDTEAIRYKIGDLGYAFTRITPDLDKDKENSEVRIVYYVQPGKKVHINDVLISGNNRTLDRVIRRNVLLAPGDEYEMSKITLSKNAIMRTGGFESVEIEEERIDEERVNLLVNVKEGKTGEFTFGIGYGSYDGLMGSISVKDRNIFGTGLTAGVYLDKSEVSDSYRVNLYNPAVLDSDYSLATEVYRMEYDDYDYTETMTGFNIVGGRRIWDQLDLTLGYTYQETKLSNFDNAYLRNLYTRYYGGDKYIKSSVIPGLSYDSTDAYFFPKSGIKATGSTEFAGIGGDAEFIKYYGTFNLYHSIEDWTDLDLIFRYRAKAGYAQDEGFLPINEKFYLGGVNSVRGFQNRSITPRDKDGLRIGGKQMFYNTAELSYGMFETVQMRFLIFYDYGMIGQKNINDIKRSSVGVGIEWISPIGAINFLFPHALDDKPGDDTSSFEFTMGQRF from the coding sequence ATGCGTTTCTCTTCTAAAACTTTTTTGTTTCCCGCAATTCTATTGATTTTTTCAACAAATCTTTTTGCTGCTTTGCCAATTATCAAAGAAGTGCGCTATGAGGGGTTAAATTACATTTCCCCTCTGATTGCCAATGAAATTACCAAGGTTCGGCTCAATGAGCCACTAGATATCAATTTGGTGGATACCTCTATCCATAGCTTTTATTCGCAAGGTTACTTTAAAGACATTTGGGTAACAGAAGAAAACGGAATCTTAACTTTTCATTTTTTGGAAAAACCCGTCATCGCAAGTCTGATTGTCAGCGGTTATGGAGCAGGAAAAGAACAAGATGTCATTGATAAAGAAATTGGATTAAAAAAGGGCGATGTTTATGATGAGGCAAAAATTGCTAATGTGCGCAAAAAAATCATTGATTTAATGGAAGCACAAGGGTATTATGACACGATTGTTGAAGTAAAAACAGAGGAGATTTCTACTAATGCTTTGAAAGTTACCTTAGAAATTAACAAAGGTGAAGAAATTATTATTCAAAAAGCAAATTATTATGGTAGAGAAAATTTAAAAATCTCACGCATTGAGGCGGCAACTGCAAATAAAGAAAGAGAATTTCTTGGTTGGATGTGGGGATTTAATAGTGGTAAATTGCGTGTTAATGAAGTGGAAACTGATGGACATAGAATCCGTGATTTGTATATGCAAAAAGGCTATTTAGATGCGGAAGTAAGCACACCTTTTTTGAAAACAGATTTTACAACTTACAAGGCAGAGCTTGATTTTTATATTAATGAGGGAGAACTCTATAAGGTTTCAGAAGTAGAAATTGTTTTAGAGGAAGATGTGATTGCAGTAGAAGAGTTATACGATGTGATTAAAATCAAAAAAGGCAAAAAATTTAATATTGACACAATGCGTAAGGACACAGAGGCAATTCGCTATAAAATAGGAGATTTAGGTTATGCCTTTACAAGGATAACACCAGATTTAGATAAAGATAAAGAAAATAGTGAAGTGAGAATTGTTTATTATGTGCAGCCGGGTAAAAAGGTGCATATTAATGATGTATTGATTTCGGGAAATAATAGAACGCTTGACCGCGTGATTCGTCGGAATGTTTTACTTGCGCCGGGCGATGAATATGAAATGAGCAAGATTACTTTATCCAAAAATGCAATTATGCGAACAGGAGGATTTGAAAGCGTAGAGATAGAGGAAGAGCGGATAGATGAGGAGCGCGTTAATTTACTTGTGAATGTCAAAGAGGGTAAAACAGGGGAATTTACTTTTGGAATCGGTTATGGAAGCTATGATGGGTTAATGGGAAGTATATCTGTTAAAGACCGCAATATTTTTGGAACAGGCTTAACTGCAGGGGTTTATTTGGATAAAAGCGAAGTTTCAGATTCCTATCGTGTGAATCTCTACAATCCCGCTGTGCTAGATAGTGATTACTCTTTAGCCACTGAAGTGTATCGTATGGAATACGATGACTATGATTATACCGAGACGATGACAGGTTTTAATATCGTAGGCGGACGCAGAATTTGGGACCAACTAGACTTGACTTTGGGCTATACTTATCAAGAAACCAAGCTTTCTAACTTTGATAACGCCTATCTTCGCAACCTTTATACTAGGTATTATGGAGGGGATAAATATATAAAATCCTCCGTGATTCCGGGACTTAGCTATGATAGCACGGATGCTTATTTTTTCCCAAAAAGCGGAATAAAAGCGACAGGTAGCACGGAGTTTGCAGGCATTGGAGGAGACGCGGAGTTTATCAAGTATTATGGAACTTTCAACCTTTACCATTCCATTGAGGATTGGACGGATTTAGATTTGATTTTCAGATACCGCGCAAAGGCTGGATATGCTCAAGATGAGGGCTTTTTGCCTATCAATGAGAAATTTTATCTAGGAGGCGTTAATAGCGTGCGAGGATTCCAGAATCGCTCTATTACACCACGAGATAAAGATGGATTGAGAATCGGTGGAAAACAAATGTTTTATAACACAGCAGAATTAAGCTATGGTATGTTTGAAACCGTTCAAATGCGATTCCTTATTTTTTATGATTATGGAATGATAGGGCAAAAAAATATTAACGATATTAAGCGTAGCTCTGTTGGTGTTGGAATTGAATGGATTTCTCCTATTGGGGCAATCAACTTCCTCTTCCCACATGCACTAGACGATAAGCCGGGTGATGATACTTCCTCTTTTGAATTTACAATGGGACAGAGATTCTAA
- a CDS encoding prephenate dehydrogenase encodes MQAGIIGLGLIGGSLGLALKETGMFKRIIGLDNNPLHLQQALSLGLVDEGAELEEIKLCDVIFLATPVEAILQLLPSLVGIAPHCTIIDLGSTKHLISKSVPLEIRKNFVCAHPMSGTENFGPKAAFKELLPHHILVLTDLEQSGELQVAMAKEIFVALKMNIIKMDSKSHDNHAAFISHLPHIISYALANTVLSQQNPNDILALAGGGFKSMVRIAKSSSRMWCDISKQNREELLKSLDFFQKEIHFAQTLIQEEKWDELEKWMAKANSLYEIF; translated from the coding sequence ATGCAGGCAGGAATTATTGGACTTGGACTTATTGGCGGCTCATTAGGGCTTGCACTGAAAGAAACAGGAATGTTTAAACGAATTATTGGATTGGATAATAATCCCCTGCATCTTCAACAAGCACTTTCTTTGGGACTTGTAGATGAGGGGGCAGAGCTAGAGGAGATTAAGCTTTGTGATGTTATTTTTCTTGCAACCCCCGTAGAAGCAATTTTACAACTTCTGCCTAGTCTTGTTGGTATCGCACCTCATTGCACGATTATTGATTTAGGAAGCACCAAACATCTGATTTCTAAAAGTGTACCTTTAGAGATTCGTAAAAACTTTGTCTGCGCCCACCCAATGAGTGGAACAGAAAATTTCGGTCCCAAAGCCGCTTTTAAAGAACTTTTACCACATCATATTTTAGTTTTGACTGATTTAGAACAAAGTGGAGAATTACAAGTTGCGATGGCAAAAGAAATTTTTGTCGCACTCAAAATGAATATTATCAAAATGGATTCCAAATCTCACGACAACCACGCAGCCTTTATCAGCCATTTACCCCACATCATCAGTTATGCGCTTGCCAATACCGTGCTATCGCAACAAAACCCAAACGATATTTTAGCTCTTGCTGGTGGTGGATTTAAAAGTATGGTTAGAATCGCGAAGAGCTCCTCAAGAATGTGGTGCGACATTTCTAAACAGAATCGCGAAGAGCTCCTAAAATCTCTTGACTTTTTCCAAAAAGAAATTCATTTTGCACAAACACTCATTCAAGAAGAAAAATGGGACGAACTTGAAAAATGGATGGCAAAAGCAAACTCTTTGTATGAAATTTTTTAA
- a CDS encoding YgaP-like transmembrane domain: MSNLDKTIRLIVAMLLYFVFGFVCQSWWWLLSLLPLLSAVYGYCPLYKFFKK, encoded by the coding sequence ATGAGCAATTTAGATAAAACAATCCGATTAATCGTAGCAATGTTATTGTATTTTGTATTTGGCTTTGTATGTCAAAGTTGGTGGTGGCTTCTCTCGCTATTGCCATTGCTTAGTGCAGTGTATGGCTACTGCCCACTTTATAAGTTTTTTAAAAAATAA
- a CDS encoding NAD(P)/FAD-dependent oxidoreductase, which yields MQQDKENLSRRDLLKILGASGIALGGVGLATPTKAEAKSDKAPNIAIIGAGLGGISLSAKLVQELPNAKIKLFDADPILYYQPGFTLIAAGIYNKQDTQYNKKDLIDSKVEWIQENVSAVNPNTDNLTTTSGQVYPYDYLIIGTGTMNQFEKYQGLTEEFVNDPNTNVTSIYTPDGAVKAQSMMKKAAKEGGKVIFAEPNTPFKCGGANKKINFLLEDLSVTNHTKEKIDMCLYTGGGAMLSSPTHAKMIEQFYIERKMPYLMRHQLVEVDTARNIATFEKLMPYTENGEQKVSKERFEKPYDYLFVIPPMKTADFITEAGLAITKGHTDGNWVDVDSYTLQHKKYSNIFAIGDCAGVPKGKTGASIRKQYPVIAENLIAHLNNQPLKAKFNGYTACPLLTHYGKAVMVEFDYEGTAPSMPCFGATRESWLNWFVKVYLMKPMVMSGMIHARA from the coding sequence ATGCAACAAGATAAAGAAAACTTGAGCAGAAGAGACTTATTAAAAATTCTAGGTGCAAGTGGTATTGCACTAGGAGGTGTTGGTTTAGCAACACCGACAAAGGCAGAGGCAAAATCTGATAAAGCCCCAAATATCGCGATTATTGGGGCGGGGCTCGGAGGAATCTCTTTATCTGCGAAATTAGTACAAGAGTTGCCAAATGCTAAAATCAAGCTTTTTGATGCAGACCCGATTCTGTATTATCAGCCTGGATTTACATTAATCGCTGCTGGAATCTATAACAAACAAGATACACAATACAATAAAAAAGACTTGATTGATAGTAAGGTAGAGTGGATTCAAGAAAATGTAAGTGCGGTAAATCCAAATACTGACAATCTAACAACAACAAGCGGACAAGTTTATCCCTACGATTATCTGATAATTGGCACAGGAACGATGAATCAGTTTGAGAAGTATCAAGGATTGACAGAAGAGTTTGTCAATGACCCAAATACAAATGTTACAAGCATTTATACTCCCGATGGAGCAGTCAAGGCGCAAAGCATGATGAAAAAGGCAGCTAAAGAGGGAGGAAAAGTTATCTTTGCAGAGCCAAATACACCCTTTAAATGCGGCGGAGCAAATAAGAAAATTAATTTTTTATTAGAGGATTTGAGCGTAACAAATCACACAAAAGAAAAGATAGATATGTGCCTATACACAGGTGGTGGAGCAATGCTTTCAAGTCCAACACACGCGAAAATGATTGAGCAATTTTACATTGAACGTAAAATGCCTTATTTAATGCGCCATCAACTTGTAGAAGTAGATACAGCACGCAATATTGCTACTTTTGAAAAATTAATGCCTTACACAGAAAATGGTGAGCAAAAGGTTTCAAAAGAACGTTTTGAAAAGCCCTATGACTATTTATTTGTGATTCCTCCTATGAAAACTGCTGATTTTATTACAGAAGCAGGTCTTGCAATCACAAAAGGGCATACTGACGGGAATTGGGTAGATGTAGATTCTTATACCTTGCAGCATAAAAAATATTCAAATATCTTTGCGATTGGGGATTGTGCTGGTGTTCCAAAAGGAAAGACAGGGGCAAGTATCCGCAAACAATATCCTGTGATTGCAGAGAATCTCATTGCTCATTTAAATAATCAGCCACTCAAGGCGAAGTTTAACGGATATACTGCTTGTCCTTTGCTTACGCATTATGGCAAGGCGGTAATGGTGGAATTTGATTATGAAGGCACAGCACCAAGTATGCCATGTTTTGGAGCGACAAGAGAGAGTTGGTTGAATTGGTTTGTAAAAGTATATTTGATGAAACCAATGGTAATGAGCGGAATGATTCACGCAAGAGCATAA
- a CDS encoding acetolactate synthase large subunit, whose amino-acid sequence MQLNGSEMIIHALKNEGVQIVFGYPGGAALNIYDEIYKQKFFKHILTRHEQAAVHAADGYARASGKVGVAIVTSGPGFTNTITGIATAYADSVPLVIISAQVPTSLIGTDAFQEIDAVGISRPCTKHNFLVKTIDELPRILKEAFYIASSGRPGPVHIDVPKDITATIGEFNYPDNIKLQTYKPTYNGNPRQIKKVALAIKEAKKPLLYLGGGCIASKSAKLIRELCEITHIPAVNTFMACGILSTNNPDSLGMVGMHGSYVANMAMSEADLIVALGARFDDRVTGKLSEFGKYAQIVHIDIDPSSISKIVEANFPIVGDVSNVLEELLPLLREDYATQNILAWRERLAQYNKLHPLSYQDSTTQLKPQWVIEKLGDIVGENALISTDVGQHQMWAAQFYPFSFPRQFISSGGLGTMGFGLPAAMGVKCAFPDKVSINISGDGSILMNIQELMTCAVYGIPVINIVLNNNYLGMVRQWQTFFYDKHYSETDLEKQPDFVKLVESFGGVGYVCKTKEEFISALNAAINSQKPALLDVRIDRMENVLPMVPTGGALFNMMLEYKE is encoded by the coding sequence ATGCAATTAAATGGTTCAGAAATGATAATTCACGCACTCAAAAATGAGGGTGTGCAAATTGTCTTTGGCTATCCCGGAGGGGCTGCTTTGAATATTTATGATGAGATTTATAAGCAGAAATTTTTTAAGCATATTTTAACTCGCCACGAACAAGCAGCAGTGCATGCTGCAGACGGCTACGCAAGAGCAAGTGGCAAGGTGGGAGTTGCCATTGTAACAAGTGGTCCGGGCTTTACAAACACTATTACAGGCATTGCGACTGCCTATGCGGATTCTGTGCCTTTAGTCATCATTAGCGCGCAAGTGCCTACAAGCCTGATTGGCACAGACGCATTTCAAGAAATTGACGCCGTAGGTATTTCGCGTCCATGCACAAAACACAATTTCTTGGTAAAAACGATTGACGAACTACCCCGTATCTTAAAAGAAGCATTTTATATCGCAAGTAGCGGGCGTCCCGGTCCTGTGCATATTGATGTTCCAAAAGACATCACTGCAACAATAGGCGAATTTAATTATCCAGACAATATCAAATTACAAACCTATAAGCCAACCTATAATGGTAATCCGCGTCAAATCAAAAAAGTTGCCCTTGCAATCAAAGAGGCAAAAAAGCCTCTCTTGTATTTAGGTGGTGGCTGTATTGCATCAAAATCCGCAAAGCTGATTCGGGAACTTTGTGAAATTACGCATATTCCTGCTGTTAATACCTTTATGGCTTGTGGAATTTTAAGCACAAACAATCCAGATTCTTTGGGTATGGTAGGAATGCACGGAAGCTATGTTGCAAATATGGCAATGAGTGAAGCAGACCTTATCGTTGCACTTGGAGCGCGTTTTGACGATAGGGTAACAGGCAAATTAAGCGAATTTGGTAAATACGCACAAATCGTGCATATAGATATTGATCCTAGTAGTATTAGTAAAATCGTAGAAGCAAATTTCCCTATTGTAGGCGATGTTAGCAATGTTTTAGAGGAACTCTTGCCGCTTTTGCGCGAAGATTATGCGACACAAAATATCCTAGCGTGGCGTGAGCGTTTGGCACAATACAACAAATTGCACCCTCTAAGTTATCAAGATTCCACGACACAACTTAAACCCCAATGGGTTATTGAAAAGCTTGGAGATATTGTAGGTGAAAATGCTTTAATAAGCACAGATGTTGGGCAGCATCAAATGTGGGCGGCACAATTTTATCCCTTTAGCTTTCCTCGCCAATTCATCAGTAGCGGAGGACTTGGAACAATGGGATTCGGCTTGCCTGCTGCAATGGGTGTAAAATGCGCATTTCCTGATAAAGTCTCCATTAACATTAGTGGAGATGGTTCTATTTTGATGAATATTCAAGAACTAATGACTTGCGCAGTGTATGGAATCCCTGTAATTAATATTGTTTTAAATAATAATTATTTGGGTATGGTGCGTCAATGGCAAACTTTCTTTTATGACAAACATTATTCAGAAACGGACTTAGAAAAGCAACCAGATTTTGTCAAATTGGTAGAATCTTTCGGTGGGGTAGGCTATGTTTGCAAAACAAAAGAGGAATTTATCAGTGCATTAAATGCAGCAATCAATTCCCAAAAGCCTGCTCTTTTAGATGTGCGCATTGACAGAATGGAGAATGTCTTGCCTATGGTGCCAACAGGTGGCGCATTGTTTAATATGATGTTAGAATACAAGGAGTAA
- the ilvN gene encoding acetolactate synthase small subunit: MEIRRTIAVTVLNEHGVLSRISGLFSGRGYNIESLTVAPILDSNLSRITIATKGDNKVLEQIIKQLHKLIPVLKVLENEQMIEQESLLVKFGLESNLSEISAIFGAFNGRLLEVNDKCAIFVACDTHTRINTLLNALKTHKPKDITRSGILAIETNN, from the coding sequence ATGGAAATCAGACGCACAATTGCTGTTACCGTTTTAAACGAACATGGTGTTTTATCACGCATTAGCGGATTATTTTCAGGCAGAGGATACAATATAGAATCTCTCACCGTTGCACCGATTTTGGATTCTAATCTTTCTCGCATTACAATCGCCACAAAGGGCGATAACAAAGTGCTTGAACAAATCATCAAGCAGTTGCACAAACTCATTCCCGTGCTGAAAGTCTTAGAAAACGAACAAATGATTGAGCAAGAATCTCTGCTAGTAAAATTTGGATTGGAAAGCAATTTAAGCGAAATCAGTGCGATTTTTGGCGCTTTTAATGGAAGGCTTTTAGAAGTCAATGACAAATGTGCTATTTTTGTAGCGTGTGATACACATACGCGTATTAATACACTTCTTAATGCACTGAAAACTCATAAGCCAAAAGACATTACGCGTAGTGGGATTTTAGCAATTGAGACTAATAATTAA
- the lpxD gene encoding UDP-3-O-(3-hydroxymyristoyl)glucosamine N-acyltransferase → MEFKKIIEILNQEDALECVMYHNGTEWLKHSSFLDSFPIHNLESPQEAIEDSITFLEKEQYFEQISQTKAKVVLVRKTHLHAIPHSAFAIICENPYLSMAYLTKYFAKPLFASKESPKIQDSAYIAPNAVIGNGSKIGANCTIMSSVTIGENVKIGANCVLFPGVCIYNDCEIGDNVRIHANSVVGSDGFGYAHTKEGKHIKIYHNGKVVLENDVEVGANTTIDRAVFGQTRIKRGTKIDNLVQIGHNCNIGEYSIIVSQAGISGSTTTGRNVVLGGQSGSAGHLHIGDFTQIGARGAISKSLPAFGKFSGHPLLPIQDWLKLQALLKKMLKKK, encoded by the coding sequence ATGGAATTTAAAAAAATTATTGAAATCCTAAACCAAGAAGATGCTTTAGAATGCGTAATGTATCACAATGGCACAGAATGGTTGAAGCATTCTAGTTTTTTGGATTCTTTCCCTATCCACAATTTAGAATCTCCACAAGAAGCCATAGAGGATTCTATTACTTTTTTAGAAAAAGAGCAGTATTTTGAACAAATCTCACAAACCAAAGCTAAAGTCGTTTTAGTGCGCAAAACACACTTACATGCGATTCCACATTCAGCTTTTGCAATTATCTGCGAAAATCCTTACCTTTCAATGGCGTATCTGACAAAATACTTTGCCAAACCTCTCTTTGCCTCCAAAGAATCTCCAAAGATTCAAGATTCTGCTTACATTGCCCCCAACGCAGTGATTGGAAATGGAAGCAAAATCGGTGCGAACTGCACAATTATGTCAAGTGTAACGATTGGGGAAAATGTCAAAATCGGCGCAAACTGCGTTCTATTTCCGGGTGTATGTATTTATAACGATTGTGAAATCGGAGACAATGTCAGAATCCACGCAAATAGTGTTGTTGGCAGTGATGGATTTGGTTATGCACATACAAAAGAGGGGAAACATATCAAAATTTATCATAATGGCAAAGTTGTACTAGAAAATGATGTAGAAGTCGGCGCAAATACAACAATTGACCGCGCAGTTTTTGGACAAACAAGAATCAAACGAGGAACAAAAATAGATAATCTCGTGCAAATTGGGCATAATTGTAACATCGGGGAATATTCTATCATTGTTTCACAAGCTGGAATCTCTGGCTCCACAACTACAGGGCGCAATGTAGTGCTAGGAGGGCAAAGTGGAAGTGCAGGACATCTACATATTGGTGATTTTACACAAATAGGCGCAAGAGGCGCGATTAGCAAAAGTTTGCCAGCATTTGGGAAATTTTCAGGACACCCACTTTTGCCAATTCAAGATTGGCTTAAACTGCAAGCTTTACTTAAAAAAATGCTAAAAAAGAAATAA
- a CDS encoding AEC family transporter, with translation MFIFNPLFTIFVLLMGGYIAKLVGVLKQKQSRTLLDFAITFTIPCLIFDGIYHLNLDWTLTLLILTGLTCSLLGGFIAMVIGYFFRFSRATIISMFLLSSFGNTLFIGIPIVVGIYDTSFIGKVVFYDALATALPFSLLAPFILSLGGNQPISFLQNIKRILIFPPFIALTLGFLCKFVELPDFIFGPIRALGGATTAVALFAIGLGLGFGAIKSAYKSATIVILCKTLVTPLLFIGILKLLNVEFGPNSILAILESSMPTMALAGAMIIKAKLDSNLAVSSIAFGILFSFVSVPFLCYLLL, from the coding sequence ATGTTTATTTTCAATCCACTTTTTACTATTTTTGTTTTACTTATGGGTGGCTATATTGCAAAACTTGTTGGAGTCTTAAAACAAAAGCAATCCCGCACTCTTTTGGATTTTGCAATCACCTTTACAATTCCCTGTCTTATCTTTGATGGAATTTATCATTTAAATCTTGATTGGACTTTAACTCTGCTAATCTTAACAGGACTTACTTGCAGCTTACTTGGGGGATTCATTGCAATGGTGATTGGCTATTTTTTTCGATTTTCACGCGCAACAATCATTAGTATGTTCTTACTCTCGTCTTTTGGAAACACACTTTTTATCGGGATTCCTATTGTTGTAGGGATTTATGACACAAGTTTCATTGGCAAAGTCGTATTTTATGATGCTTTGGCCACAGCTCTGCCCTTTTCACTTCTTGCACCCTTTATTTTATCTCTTGGAGGAAATCAGCCCATTAGTTTTTTACAAAATATCAAACGCATTTTGATTTTTCCTCCCTTTATCGCGCTGACATTAGGATTTTTGTGCAAATTTGTTGAGCTACCAGATTTTATCTTTGGTCCCATTCGCGCATTAGGTGGTGCAACTACCGCGGTTGCACTCTTTGCTATCGGACTTGGACTTGGATTTGGCGCAATCAAGAGTGCTTACAAAAGCGCAACGATTGTAATTTTATGCAAAACACTCGTTACACCTTTATTATTTATTGGAATCTTAAAACTTCTCAATGTAGAATTTGGTCCAAATAGCATTCTTGCAATTTTGGAATCCTCTATGCCGACAATGGCACTTGCTGGAGCAATGATTATCAAGGCGAAACTAGATTCCAATCTTGCAGTTAGCTCCATTGCTTTTGGAATCCTCTTTTCTTTCGTTTCTGTTCCGTTTTTGTGCTACCTCTTGCTTTAA
- a CDS encoding universal stress protein, with amino-acid sequence MKNRIVVATDFSQSSLTALTKAMFLAKKQKYTLDVVHVVEYSIFHDPKKDKKVGKEALAKFIADNFPTPEVEISQFCYVGTIHQEINKHAKERECRLLLVGATGETQYLTEVLLGSVTKKIIRKSEIPVLVTKNEALPDYVNIFSPTDFSDNSLKLAKTTRKFFPEANLVFYHMISRPFELRLGRYGADEEQISKFNKSAEEEARKYSKKFLENFSGKNEMVLDSGILSYTRLLSVAESKNVSLIALPTSGKISFFALDVLQNAHVDVLIWKF; translated from the coding sequence ATGAAAAATAGAATTGTCGTAGCAACCGATTTTTCACAAAGTAGTTTGACAGCACTTACAAAAGCTATGTTTTTAGCTAAAAAGCAAAAATATACGCTAGATGTTGTGCATGTTGTAGAGTATTCCATTTTCCACGACCCCAAAAAAGACAAGAAGGTAGGCAAGGAAGCACTTGCAAAATTTATTGCAGATAATTTTCCCACACCAGAAGTAGAAATCTCACAATTTTGCTATGTTGGCACAATCCACCAAGAAATCAACAAACACGCAAAAGAGCGCGAATGTCGCTTACTGCTTGTAGGAGCAACAGGTGAAACACAATATTTAACAGAAGTTTTACTAGGTTCAGTAACAAAAAAAATCATCAGAAAATCTGAAATTCCCGTGCTTGTAACCAAAAATGAGGCGCTTCCAGATTATGTTAATATTTTCTCACCAACTGATTTTTCGGATAATTCTCTTAAGCTTGCCAAAACAACAAGAAAATTTTTCCCAGAAGCAAATTTAGTCTTTTACCATATGATTTCTCGCCCATTTGAATTGCGTTTAGGACGTTATGGCGCAGATGAAGAGCAAATCTCTAAATTCAATAAAAGCGCAGAAGAAGAAGCGAGAAAATACTCCAAGAAGTTTTTGGAAAATTTCTCTGGCAAAAATGAAATGGTGCTTGATAGTGGTATTCTTTCTTATACCCGTCTTTTGAGCGTAGCAGAATCCAAAAATGTCTCACTCATTGCATTGCCAACAAGTGGAAAAATTAGCTTTTTTGCCTTAGATGTGCTACAAAATGCACATGTAGATGTGCTAATTTGGAAATTTTAA